Proteins from one Anopheles nili chromosome 2, idAnoNiliSN_F5_01, whole genome shotgun sequence genomic window:
- the LOC128727111 gene encoding alkaline phosphatase-like has product MPPSMGIRLVLLVLGVSACVGQATEADIRTNDDQHHPRSDRRTLKAEPIYDAHEEETDYWRGVGQKFLEEQSTRQMDEHRAKNVVFFIGDGMSLTTVAAARMYMGNENMSLSFEQFPYFGLTRTYCVNRQVADSACTATAYLSGVKTNYGMINVAASVRRTTCDYDHEATEFKGLLQWAQEAGKATGLVTNTRITHATPSGAYASSAERDWEDDTEVNTDCPTTPDERKPRDIASQLVYGDIGKNLKVALGCGRRYFLPKETRDEDGINGTRSDGVNLIDAWKELHAEMGTAQYVFDKASMLEASSSGKTDYLFGLFGSSHCLYNLEIDEQQVGDRKPKLTDMVEAALNMLEGSEKGYVLFVEGGLIDTAHHSNRPRLSLEETAEFHRAIDLARKRTSVDDTLIVVSSDHSHTLMYNGYPTRGNDVLGIAAISSRDGLPYTTLSYANGEGFYQTYVDGNPAQRIDISSYNLKDYRQRYLATVPLTSETHGGEDVGVYASGPNAHLFSGGTEQNVIPMLIAYAANIGTEFGWVTNDAQPDDNGDASIMAVAQLLPMCLALVGTFGWRLFRAVV; this is encoded by the exons ATGCCACCGTCAATGGGCATCCGGTTGGTGCTGTTGGTCCTCGGTGTATCCGCTTGTGTCGGTCAAGCGACGGAAGCGGACATTCGCACGAATGACGATCAACACCACCCTCGATCGGACAGGCGTACGCTGAAGGCTGAACCGATTTACGACGCACATGAAGAGGAGACCGATTACTGGCGTGGTGTTGGCCAGAAATTCTTGGAGGAACAGTCCACGCGCCAAATGGATGAACACCGAGCGAAGAATGTGGTGTTTTTCATCGGTGATGGCATGTCCCTGACGACGGTTGCTGCTGCGCGCATGTACATGGGCAACGAGAACATGTCCCTGTCGTTCGAACAGTTTCCCTACTTCGGACTGACGCGCACCTATTGCGTCAATCGGCAGGTGGCGGACTCGGCCTGTACCGCAACGGCGTACCTATCCGGTGTGAAGACCAACTACGGCATGATCAACGTAGCGGCTAGTGTCCGGCGTACCACCTGTGACTACGATCACGAAGCAACCGAGTTCAAAGGACTGCTCCAGTGGGCACAAGAAGCCGGCAAAGCGACTGGGCTTGTAACCAACACACGGATAACCCACGCAACTCCATCTGGGGCGTATGCTAGCAGCGCAGAGCGTGATTGGGAAGATGACACCGAGGTGAACACCGATTGTCCGACGACTCCTGATGAGCGGAAACCACGGGATATTGCGAGTCAGCTCGTATACGGTGACATTGGCAAGAACCTGAAGGTAGCGCTGGGTTGTGGACGTCGCTACTTCCTGCCCAAAGAAACACGGGACGAAGACGGCATCAACGGGACGCGATCGGATGGCGTGAACCTAATCGATGCCTGGAAAGAACTTCACGCCGAGATGGGCACCGCGCAGTACGTTTTCGACAAAGCGAGCATGCTGGAGGCATCTAGCTCCGGTAAGACGGACTACCTGTTTGGGTTGTTCGGAAGCAGCCACTGTCTGTATAACCTCGAGATAGACGAGCAACAGGTGGGTGACAGAAAACCAAAGCTCACCGACATGGTGGAAGCTGCGCTCAACATGCTCGAAGGCAGTGAAAAGGGCTACGTACTGTTCGTCGAAGGTGGGCTCATCGATACAGCACATCACTCGAACCGACCGCGGCTTTCGTTGGAGGAAACGGCTGAATTCCACCGGGCGATTGATTTGGCACGTAAGCGCACAAGCGTTGATGATACGCTGATTGTCGTATCCTCGGATCACAGCCACACGCTGATGTACAATGGTTATCCG ACACGTGGAAACGACGTACTGGGTATCGCGGCTATCAGCAGCCGAGATGGGTTGCCTTACACCACGCTCAGCTACGCCAACGGTGAGGGTTTCTACCAGACATACGTCGATGGCAATCCAGCCCAACGCATCGACATCAGCAGCTACAATCTAAAGGACTACCGGCAGCGCTATCTCGCCACGGTACCGCTAACATCGGAAACGCACGGTGGAGAAGATGTTGGCGTGTACGCCAGTGGTCCAAACGCGCATCTGTTCAGCGGTGGCACCGAGCAAAACGTGATACCCATGCTGATAGCCTACGCGGCCAATATCGGCACCGAGTTCGGTTGGGTGACGAACGACGCCCAGCCAGATGACAATGGGGATGCGAGCATAATGGCCGTCGCCCAGCTGCTGCCCATGTGTCTGGCACTGGTCGGTACATTCGGTTGGCGGCTGTTCCGAGCGGTTGTGTAA
- the LOC128727101 gene encoding membrane-bound alkaline phosphatase-like: MATFTRLFACLLALSLVAGELISVPDGGRERDQHSRRGKAGKSLPNTKPQPPQGQGFHERELDTDYWLEQGQQTLAKKLAEQHNMNHAKNVIFFIGDGMSSQTVAATRMYLGNEANSLSFEHFKDLGSVRTYCVNRQVSDSSCTATAFLSGVKINYGMVNVAASVPRYTCEYDRNATDFEGLLKWAQDAGKSTGIITTTKITHATPAGAYASSANRYWENDVEVRAGDCDPDRVDDIAEQLVEKDMAKRFNVVLGGGRANLLPVGTLDEEGKPGYREDGKNLIEQWKQTHETMGRSQYVWNREQLLAVDTASTDYLLGLFESGHMKYNLELKENSEASRLEPTLEEMTRVAVELLQRNKNGYVLFVEGGLIDVAHHETYARLALDETAEYSRAIDTARKMTSEEDTLIVVSADHAHTMTYNGYPVRGNDILGLGDISEEDNLPYTTLSYANGLSYYTTYTEENLGIREDVSKYDYTKRDHRYMAMVPMDAETHGGDDVAVWVSGPMSHLFRGVYEQNTIPYLISYIAKIGDYYDGSNSGANGLYSFAPVLILSAIVACLMR, translated from the exons ATGGCAACGTTCACGAGGCTTTTCGCGTGCCTGCTGGCATTGTCGCTTGTTGCAGGCGAGCTTATCAGCGTCCCCGATGGTG GCCGGGAGCGTGATCAGCACTCCAGGCGTGGAAAAGCTGGCAAATCGCTCCCAAATACCAAACCCCAACCACCTCAGGGACAGGGATTTCATGAGCGAGAGCTCGATACCGATTACTGGCTCGAGCAGGGTCAGCAAACGCTAGCCAAGAAGCTGGCCGAACAGCACAACATGAACCACGCAAAAAACGTGATCTTTTTCATCGGCGATGGGATGTCCTCGCAAACGGTTGCAGCCACTCGCATGTACCTCGGCAACGAAGCAAACAGCCTATCGTTCGAACACTTCAAGGATCTTGGGTCAGTGCGGACGTACTGCGTCAATCGGCAGGTGTCGGATTCGTCCTGCACAGCCACCGCATTCCTGTCTGGGGTGAAGATCAACTACGGCATGGTGAATGTGGCCGCTTCCGTACCCCGGTACACCTGCGAGTACGATCGCAACGCCACAGACTTCGAGGGTCTGCTCAAGTGGGCTCAGGATGCGGGCAAAAGCACGGGCATCATCACGACGACGAAGATCACACACGCAACACCTGCCGGAGCGTACGCCAGCAGCGCCAATCGTTACTGGGAGAATGACGTCGAGGTTCGTGCGGGCGATTGTGATCCTGATCGCGTGGATGACATCGCGGAGCAGCTGGTTGAGAAGGATATGGCGAAGCGCTTCAACGTTGTGTTGGGTGGAGGACGAGCTAATCTACTCCCTGTGGGCACGCTGGACGAAGAGGGTAAGCCCGGTTATCGAGAGGATGGCAAAAATCTGATCGAACAGTGgaaacaaacgcacgaaacGATGGGACGCTCGCAGTACGTGTGGAATCGTGAGCAACTCCTTGCTGTGGATACCGCTAGCACGGATTACCTGCTCGGGTTGTTCGAAAGTGGCCACATGAAGTACAACCTCGAGCTGAAGGAGAACAGTGAAGCGAGCCGACTCGAACCAACGCTGGAGGAGATGACACGCGTTGCGGTTGAACTGCTGCAGAGGAATAAGAACGGGTACGTGCTGTTCGTCGAAGGTGGACTGATCGATGTGGCACATCACGAGACGTACGCCCGGTTAGCGCTGGACGAAACGGCTGAGTACTCTCGAGCGATTGATACGGCGCGTAAGATGACCAGTGAGGAGGACACCCTGATCGTGGTTAGTGCTgatcacgcacacacgatgACGTACAACGGCTATCCG GTGCGTGGAAACGATATCCTTGGGTTAGGTGACATCAGCGAGGAAGACAACCTGCCGTACACCACGCTAAGCTACGCCAACGGGTTGTCGTACTACACGACGTACACGGAGGAGAATCTCGGTATTCGCGAGGACGTGTCCAAGTACGATTACACCAAGCGTGATCATCGCTACATGGCCATGGTACCGATGGATGCCGAAACGCACGGTGGCGATGATGTTGCCGTTTGGGTGTCCGGTCCGATGTCTCATCTCTTCCGCGGCGTTTACGAACAGAACACCATTCCGTATCTCATCTCGTACATTGCAAAAATTGGCGATTACTACGATGGCTCGAACTCTGGTGCTAACGGGCTTTACTCGTTTGCTCCGGTTCTGATCCTAAGTGCCATCGTCGCGTGTTTGATGCGATAA
- the LOC128730621 gene encoding membrane-bound alkaline phosphatase-like, whose amino-acid sequence MFLGDGMSISTVALARIHAGGEEKPLFFEDFPYIGMSKTYCVDSQVSDSACTATAYLTGVKGNIDTIGVNAHVMVGDCVAGQNRSTHTSSIGQWAIDAGKDAGIVTTARVTHASPAGLYAHTAFRDWEDDYYVKQDGCDPELVDDIAEQLVYGETASRLRVILGGGRREFMDRDIHQDYEYTDRRGYRSDGRNLINEWLKNGPVGENRTFVWKRSDLMAVDPHRTDRLLGMFEQSHCAYNLDKINNNMVEEPTLAEMVDKATDVLSTNPNGFFLFVEGGRIDHGHHDNRAKYAIDETVEFDKAIELARKKFSEEDTLIVVTSDHSHSVSFSGYPTRGNDVFGTAGNGRDGVPYMTISYANGPGYSKHIDVEAGARLDVRQMNRDNSNFDFPAMVPLSSETHGGEDVAVYASGPWSHLFTGNYEQSAIPHMMAYAACIGNGMKACN is encoded by the exons ATGTTCCTGGGTGATGGTATGTCCATCTCCACCGTTGCGTTGGCGCGCATTCACGCCGGTGGTGAGGAAAAACCGCTGTTCTTCGAGGACTTCCCGTACATCGGAATGTCCAAGACGTACTGCGTGGATTCACAAGTGTCGGATTCAGCGTGTACGGCGACGGCGTACCTGACAGGCGTTAAAGGCAACATCGATACCATCGGTGTGAATGCACACGTCATGGTCGGTGACTGTGTGGCAGGACAAAATAGATCCACACACACTTCCTCCATCGGACAGTGGGCTATCGATGCGGGCAAGGATGCCGGGATCGTGACAACTGCACGCGTTACGCATGCGTCCCCTGCCGGACTTTACGCTCACACGGCGTTCCGTGATTGGGAGGATGATTACTACGTGAAACAGGACGGTTGCGATCCCGAGCTTGTCGATGACATTGCGGAACAACTGGTGTATGGTGAGACGGCTTCGCGGCTACGTGTCATTTTGGGTGGAGGCCGGCGAGAGTTTATGGATCGTGATATTCACCAGGATTACGAGTATACTGACCGCAGAGGATACCGATCGGATGGCCGAAACCTGATCAATGAATGGCTCAAAAATGGTCCAGTCGGAGAGAATCGCACTTTTGTCTGGAAGCGATCGGATCTAATGGCGGTTGATCCTCACCGGACTGATCGATTGCTCGGGATGTTCGAGCAAAGCCATTGTGCCTACAATTTGGACAAAATCAATAACAATATGGTGGAGGAACCTACTCTCGCTGAAATGGTCGACAAAGCTACGGACGTGCTGAGTACGAACCCTAACGGATTCTTCCTGTTCGTTGAGGGAGGTCGTATTGATCATGGACATCATGATAATCGTGCCAAATACGCGATCGACGAAACGGTAGAGTTCGACAAAGCGATCGAGCTGGCTCGCAAGAAGTTCAGCGAAGAGGACACACTGATCGTAGTCACGTCAGATCACTCGCACAGTGTCAGTTTCTCGGGATATCCG ACGCGAGGAAACGATGTGTTTGGTACGGCTGGAAATGGCAGAGATGGCGTACCGTACATGACGATCAGCTACGCAAACGGACCGGGTTACAGCAAGCACATTGATGTTGAGGCTGGTGCCAGACTTGACGTGCGCCAGATGAACAGAGACAATTCGAACTTTGATTTCCCCGCGATGGTGCCACTTTCCTCGGAAACGCACGGTGGTGAGGATGTCGCTGTGTACGCTTCCGGTCCTTGGTCGCATTTGTTCACCGGTAACTACGAGCAGAGTGCCATCCCGCATATGATGGCTTATGCTGCTTGCATCGGCAATGGAATGAAGGCGTGCAATTAA
- the LOC128721667 gene encoding alkaline phosphatase-like has product MHRTLGTLLVIATVLGVAFGSLNNDNDNDKRHHPRLPDEGNSKLPNGRITEQEQTIEYWRNQAKATVQKLLEKAENRNVAKNMIMFLGDGMSISTVAMARIYAGGEEKPLFFEEFPFTGMSKTYCVNYQVADSACTATAYLTGVKGNYETIGVNAHVRVRDCEAARNRNTHTTSIGQWAIDAGKDAGIVTTTRVTHASPSGMYAHTSFRDWENDYWVGQDGCDPEHVDDIAEQLVYGETAPRLRVILGGGRREFMDRSHMDYEYTDKGGYRSDGRHLINEWLKNGPVGENRTFVWKRSDLLAVDPHRTDRLLGMFEQTHCVYNLDRVHKNMVEEPTLAEMVDKATDVLSTNPNGFFLFVEGGRIDHGHHDNQARYAIDETVEFDKAIELARKKFSEEDTLIVVTSDHSHSVSFAGYPNRGQDIFGTAGTGKDGLPYMTISYANGLGFYKHVDPEKGSRSDVREMEDSGADDFVFPAMVPVDLETHGGEDVAVYASGPWSHLFTGSYEQNVIPHMMAYAACIGNGRKACDAK; this is encoded by the exons ATGCACCGAACGTTGGGAACTCTTTTGGTGATTGCCACCGTTCTCGGGGTGGCTTTCGGATCGTTGAACaatg ataacgataacgataaACGGCATCATCCGAGGTTGCCGGATGAAGGCAACTCAAAGCTCCCGAACGGCAGGATCACTGAGCAGGAACAAACGATCGAATACTGGCGCAATCAGGCGAAGGCAACCGTACAAAAGCTGTTGGAAAAGGCGGAAAACCGAAACGTGGCCAAAAACATGATCATGTTCCTGGGTGACGGCATGTCCATCTCCACCGTCGCGATGGCGCGCATTTACGCCGGTGGTGAAGAGAAACCGCTGTTCTTCGAGGAGTTTCCCTTCACCGGGATGTCGAAGACGTACTGCGTGAACTATCAGGTGGCCGATTCTGCTTGCACGGCGACGGCCTATTTGACAGGTGTGAAGGGTAATTACGAAACGATTGGGGTGAATGCtcacgtgcgagtgcgtgaTTGTGAGGCTGCTCGAAATCGCAATACTCACACGACCTCCATTGGGCAGTGGGCTATCGATGCGGGTAAGGATGCCGGTATTGTGACTACGACGCGTGTCACGCACGCGTCTCCCTCGGGTATGTACGCTCACACGTCGTTCCGTGACTGGGAGAATGATTATTGGGTGGGTCAGGATGGTTGTGATCCCGAGCATGTCGATGATATTGCGGAACAGCTGGTGTATGGTGAGACGGCACCCCGGCTTCGGGTAATCCTGGGAGGTGGCCGGAGAGAGTTTATGGACCGATCGCACATGGACTATGAGTACACTGACAAAGGAGGATATCGATCGGATGGTCGACATCTGATCAATGAATGGCTCAAAAATGGTCCAGTGGGAGAGAATCGCACTTTTGTGTGGAAACGATCCGATCTGCTAGCGGTTGATCCTCATCGGACTGATCGGTTACTGGGAATGTTCGAGCAAACCCATTGCGTGTACAATCTAGATAGGGTTCACAAAAATATGGTGGAAGAACCAACGCTCGCCGAGATGGTCGACAAAGCTACGGATGTGCTGAGTACGAATCCGAACGGGTTCTTCCTGTTCGTTGAAGGAGGTCGTATCGATCATGGTCACCATGACAACCAGGCAAGGTATGCCATCGACGAAACGGTAGAGTTCGACAAAGCGATCGAGCTAGCTCGCAAGAAGTTCAGCGAAGAGGACACACTGATCGTAGTCACGTCAGATCACTCGCACAGTGTGAGTTTCGCGGGATATCCG AACCGTGGGCAAGACATATTCGGAACAGCTGGCACTGGCAAAGATGGACTACCGTACATGACGATCAGCTACGCGAATGGACTCGGGTTCTACAAGCACGTGGATCCGGAGAAAGGATCTCGTTCGGATGTTCGCGAAATGGAGGATAGTGGCGCTGATGATTTTGTCTTCCCCGCCATGGTTCCGGTTGATCTAGAAACGCACGGTGGTGAGGATGTCGCTGTGTACGCGTCCGGTCCCTGGTCCCACTTGTTCACCGGTTCGTACGAACAGAACGTCATCCCACACATGATGGCGTACGCTGCCTGCATTGGCAATGGCCGTAAGGCGTGTGATGCGAAATAA